One Chaetodon auriga isolate fChaAug3 chromosome 14, fChaAug3.hap1, whole genome shotgun sequence genomic window carries:
- the foxa2 gene encoding forkhead box protein A2, with amino-acid sequence MMLGAVKMEGHEHTDWSTYYGEPECYTSVGNMNTGLGMNSMNTYMSMSGMNTTANMTANSMNMSYVNTGMSPSMTGMSPGTGAMNGMGAGMTAMSAALSPSMSPMTAQPASMNALTSYTNMNAMSPIYGQSNINRSRDPKTYRRSYTHAKPPYSYISLITMAIQQSPSKMLTLAEIYQWIMDLFPFYRQNQQRWQNSIRHSLSFNDCFLKVPRSPDKPGKGSFWTLHPDSGNMFENGCYLRRQKRFKCDKKVMKDSGRKAGDGGSSNSSSESCNGNESPHSNSSSSDHKRSLSDMKSQALSPEHAAPSPVSQGQHLMSQHHSVLAHEAHLKPEHHYSFNHPFSINNLMSSEQQHHKMDLKTYEQVMHYSGYGSPMAGALSMGSMAGKPGLDSSSIPDTTYYQGVYSRPIMNSS; translated from the exons ATGATGCTTGGAGCAGTTAAAATGGAAGGACACGAACACACCGACTGGAGCACCTACTACGGAGAGCCCGAG TGTTACACCTCGGTTGGCAACATGAACACGGGCCTGGGAATGAACTCGATGAATACCTACATGAGCATGTCCGGCATGAACACCACTGCCAACATGACGGCCAACTCCATGAACATGTCATACGTCAACACGGGCATGAGCCCCTCCATGACCGGCATGTCACCGGGCACCGGAGCCATGAACGGCATGGGCGCAGGCATGACAGCCATGAGCGCAGCCCTGAGCCCCAGTATGAGTCCCATGACCGCGCAGCCCGCATCCATGAACGCCCTGACATCCTACACCAACATGAACGCCATGAGCCCTATATACGGACAGTCTAACATCAACAGGTCCAGAGACCCTAAGACTTACCGCAGGAGCTACACGCACGCTAAGCCCCCTTATTCCTACATTTCCCTCATCACCATGGCCATCCAGCAGTCCCCCAGCAAGATGCTGACACTGGCCGAGATCTACCAGTGGATAATGGACCTCTTCCCTTTTTACCGACAGAACCAGCAGCGCTGGCAGAACTCCATTCGCCACTCTCTGTCGTTCAATGACTGTTTCCTCAAAGTGCCCAGGTCGCCGGATAAACCCGGGAAAGGCTCCTTTTGGACTCTCCACCCGGACTCCGGGAACATGTTTGAGAACGGCTGCTACCTGAGGAGGCAGAAACGCTTCAAGTGCGACAAGAAGGTCATGAAGGATAGCGGCCGCAAAGCGGGAGACGGCGGCTCCTCCAACAGCAGCTCGGAGAGCTGCAACGGCAACGAGTCCCCGCACTCCAACTCGTCCTCCAGCGACCACAAACGGTCCCTGTCGGACATGAAGAGCCAGGCCCTGAGCCCGGAGCACGCCGCCCCCTCCCCCGTGTCGCAGGGGCAGCACCTCATGTCTCAGCATCACTCGGTCCTTGCGCACGAAGCGCACCTGAAGCCGGAGCACCACTACTCCTTCAACCACCCCTTCTCCATAAATAACCTCATGTCCTCGGAGCAGCAACACCACAAAATGGACCTTAAGACTTACGAGCAGGTGATGCATTACTCCGGCTACGGCTCCCCCATGGCCGGGGCTCTTTCCATGGGCTCCATGGCGGGGAAACCCGGTCTGGATTCCTCATCCATACCTGACACGACTTACTACCAAGGCGTCTATTCCAGGCCAATCATGAACTCCTCATAA